From Amphiprion ocellaris isolate individual 3 ecotype Okinawa chromosome 10, ASM2253959v1, whole genome shotgun sequence, one genomic window encodes:
- the LOC111577295 gene encoding cullin-3-like produces MSNLKGPTKKDTKMRIRAFPMTMDEKYVNNIWDLLKNAIQEIQRKNNSGLSFEELYRNAYTMVLHKHGEKLYTGLREVVTEHLINKVREDVLNSLNNNFLQTLNQAWNDHQTAMVMIRDILMYMDRVYVQQNNVENVYNLGLIIFRDQVVRYGCIRDHLRQTLLDMIARERKGEVVDRGAIRNACQMLMILGLDGRSVYEEDFEGPFLDMSAEFFQMESQKFLAENSASVYIKKVEARINEEIERVMHCLDKSTEEPIVKVVERELISKHMKTIVEMENSGLVHMLKNGKTEDLACMYKLFSRVPNGLKTMCECMSSYLREQGKALVSEEGEGKNPVDYIQGLLDLKTRFDRFLLESFNNDRLFKQTIAGDFEYFLNLNSRSPEYLSLFIDDKLKKGVKGLTEQEVESILDKAMVLFRFMQEKDVFERYYKQHLGRRLLSNKSVSDDSEKNMISKLKTECGCQFTSKLEGMFRDMSISNTTMDEFRQHIQTTSASLSGVDLTVRVLTTGYWPTQSATPKCTIPPAPRHAFEVFRRFYLAKHSGRQLTLQHHMGGADLNATFYGAIKKEDGSEVGVGGAQVTGSNTRKHILQVSTFQMTILMLFNNREKCTFEEIQQETDIPERELVRALQSLACGKPTQRVLTKEPKSKEIENGHVFTVNDQFTSKLHRVKIQTVAAKQGESDPERKETRQKVDDDRKHEIEAAIVRIMKSRKKMQHNVLVAEVTQQLRARFLPSPVVIKKRIEGLIEREYLARTPEDRKVYTYVA; encoded by the exons ATGTCCAACCTCAAAGGCCCCACCAAGAAGGACACCAAGATGAGGATACGAGCCTTTCCT ATGACAATGGATGAGAAATATGTGAACAACATCTGGGACCTTCTAAAGAATGCCATCCAAGAAATTCAGAGGAAGAACAACAGTGGACTGAGCTTTGAGGAGCTATACAGGAATGCCTACACCATGGTGCTCCACAAGCATGGAGAGAAGCTCTACACGGGCCTGAGGGAGGTTGTCACTGAGCACCTCATcaacaaa gtGCGGGAAGATGTTCTAAACTCtctaaataataattttctgcAAACACTGAACCAAGCCTGGAATGACCATCAAACTGCCATGGTCATGATCAGAGATATCCTCATGTACATG GATAGGGTGTATGTGCAGCAGAACAATGTGGAGAATGTGTACAACCTCGGCCTCATCATATTCAGGGACCAAGTGGTGCGCTATGGCTGCATTCGAGACCACCTACGACAGACGTTACTGGACATGATCGCACGGGAGAGGAAGGGCGAGGTTGTTGACAG GGGGGCCATAAGAAATGCCTGCCAGATGCTGATGATTCTTGGCCTGGATGGCAGGTCTGTGTATGAGGAGGACTTCGAAGGCCCTTTCTTAGATATGTCAGCTGAATTCTTCCAG ATGGAAAGCCAAAAGTTCCTTGCAGAAAACAGTGCCAGTGTCTACATAAAGAAGGTAGAGGCCAGAATCAACGAAGAAATTGAGCGAGTTATGCACTGTCTGGACAAGTCTACAGAGGAGCCTATTGTCAAGGTTGTGGAAAGGGAATTAATTTCTAAACACATGAAGACCATTGTGGAAATGGAGAACTCTGGTTTGGTCCATATGCTTAAAAACGGCAAGACAGAAG ACTTGGCATGCATGTACAAGTTGTTCAGTCGTGTGCCAAATGGCCTGAAAACAATGTGCGAGTGTATGAGCTCTTACCTGAGGGAACAAGGCAAGGCTCTGGTGTCAGAAGAGGGAGAGGGCAAGAACCCTGTCGACTATATCCAG GGTTTGCTAGACCTGAAGACACGATTTGATCGTTTCCTCCTTGAGTCCTTCAACAATGACAGACTCTTCAAACAAACCATAGCTGGAGATTTTGAGTATTTCCTGAACCTCAACTCCCGCTCACCAGAGTACCTGTCTCTCTTCATTGATGATAAGCTCAAGAAGGGAGTCAAAGGG TTGACAGAACAGGAGGTGGAGTCGATTCTTGACAAGGCCATGGTGTTGTTCAGGTTCATGCAAGAAAAGGATGTGTTTGAAAGGTACTACAAGCAGCATCTGGGCCGTCGGCTGCTCAGCAACAAGAGTGTCTCAGACGATTCAGAAAAGAACATGATCTCGAAGCTCAag ACAGAATGTGGCTGTCAGTTCACCTCAAAACTGGAAGGGATGTTCAGAGACATGAGCATCTCCAACACTACTATGGACGAGTTCAGACAGCACATACAAACCACATCG GCATCTCTAAGTGGTGTGGACCTCACAGTGAGGGTCCTCACGACCGGCTACTGGCCTACACAGTCTGCTACACCCAAATGCACCATCCCCCCTGCTCCTAGACACGCTTTTGAAGTCTTCAGACG GTTCTACCTTGCGAAGCACAGTGGCAGGCAGCTCACACTGCaacaccacatgggtggagcagACCTAAATGCCACTTTCTATGGGGCTATTAAAAAG GAGGATGGTTCGGAGGTGGGTGTGGGAGGAGCCCAGGTGACAGGTTCAAACACCCGGAAGCACATACTGCAGGTGTCCACCTTCCAGATGACCATCCTCATGCTCTTCAACAACAGAGAAAAGTGCACTTTTGAG GAGATTCAGCAGGAAACAGATATTCCAGAGCGAGAGTTGGTGCGAGCGTTGCAGTCTTTGGCCTGTGGGAAACCCACACAGCGAGTTCTCACCAAGGAGCCGAAGTCCAAGGAGATAGAAAATGGCCATGTGTTTACAGTCAATGATCAGTTTACTTCCAAACTGCACCGAGTCAAAATACAGACAG TTGCTGCTAAACAAGGGGAATCAGACCCCGAAAGAAAAGAGACTCGACAGAAAGTGGACGATGACAGGAAGCATGAGATTGAGGCAGCCATCGTCCGAATCATGAAGTCGAGGAAGAAGATGCAACACAATGTCCTGGTAGCAGAG GTGACTCAGCAGCTCCGGGCACGTTTCCTCCCCAGTCCTGTGGTAATCAAAAAGCGCATAGAAGGACTAATAGAAAGAGAATACTTGGCGAGGACGCCAGAGGATCGTAAAGTGTACACCTACGTTGCATAG
- the LOC111577299 gene encoding dehydrogenase/reductase SDR family member 12-like isoform X2, producing MSMYRNAIWFLNGIHQYTRKGYEAASKDFEHQDLNVSVVGRSFMVTGANSGIGRATAMAIAKKGGTVHMVCRNRDKAEEARTDIVNESGNTIRKVWEFAESFRKQYPSLNVLINNAGCMVHKRELTAEGLEKNFATNTMGVYVLTQTLIPLLQKSRDPRVITVSSGGMLVQKLQVNDLQSEKGHFDGVMIYAQNKRQQVVLTQQWAKANPVIHFSVMHPGWVDTPAVRSSMPQFHHMMGDRLRSVDQGADTVVWLALSRVASRTCSGQFFQDRKRVPVHLPLAWTHSSAEEIQSFITQLETLAEAIQLQPDVDLNGPLSPSRPQFV from the exons ATGTCTATGTACAGAAATGCCATCTGGTTTTTGAACGGGATCCATCAGTACACAAG GAAGGGATATGAGGCAGCATCTAAAGACTTTGAGCACCAGGATCTGAACGTATCCGTCGTGGGAAGGTCTTTTATGGTCACCGGTGCCAACAGTGGAATTGGCAGAGCAACAGCCATGGCTATTGCCAAGAAAG GTGGGACTGTCCACATGGTGTGCAGGAACAGAGATAAAGCAGAAGAGGCCAGGACAGACATCGTCAATGAGTCTGGGAATACA ATACGCAAAGTCTGGGAGTTTGCAGAATCCTTCAGGAAGCAGTATCCATCACTGAATGTGTTG ATAAACAATGCAGGCTGTATGGTGCACAAGAGGGAGCTGACCGCTGAGGGACTTGAGAAGAACTTTGCCACCAACACTATGG GAGTGTATGTCCTCACCCAGACTCTCATACCACTTCTACAGAAGAGCCGTGACCCAAGAGTG ATCACTGTGTCCTCGGGAGGCATGCTGGTCCAGAAACTCCAAGTGAATGACTTGCAGTCTGAGAAGGGCCACTTTGATGGTGTTATGATCTATGCGCAGAATAAG AGACAGCAGGTGGTGCTGACACAGCAATGGGCCAAAGCCAACCCTGTcattcacttctctgtcatgcaTCCAGGCTGGGTAGATACACCAG CTGTTCGCTCATCAATGCCTCAGTTTCACCACATGATGGGGGACAGGCTGCGCAGCGTAGACCAAGGAGCCGACACAGTTGTGTGGTTGGCCCTGTCTAGAGTTGCCTCTAGAACATGCAGCGGGCAGTTCTTTCAAG ATCGTAAACGCGTTCCCGTCCACCTCCCTCTGGCCTGGACTCACAGTTCTGCTGAGGAGATCCAGAGTTTCATCACTCAGCTGGAGACTCTGGCTGAAGCCATTCAGTTACAACCCGATGTAGATCTTAATGGTCCTCTGAGCCCCTCCAGACCTCAGTTTGTCTAG
- the LOC111577299 gene encoding dehydrogenase/reductase SDR family member 12-like isoform X1, which produces MSMYRNAIWFLNGIHQYTRKGYEAASKDFEHQDLNVSVVGRSFMVTGANSGIGRATAMAIAKKGGTVHMVCRNRDKAEEARTDIVNESGNTEIYIHIVDMSQIRKVWEFAESFRKQYPSLNVLINNAGCMVHKRELTAEGLEKNFATNTMGVYVLTQTLIPLLQKSRDPRVITVSSGGMLVQKLQVNDLQSEKGHFDGVMIYAQNKRQQVVLTQQWAKANPVIHFSVMHPGWVDTPAVRSSMPQFHHMMGDRLRSVDQGADTVVWLALSRVASRTCSGQFFQDRKRVPVHLPLAWTHSSAEEIQSFITQLETLAEAIQLQPDVDLNGPLSPSRPQFV; this is translated from the exons ATGTCTATGTACAGAAATGCCATCTGGTTTTTGAACGGGATCCATCAGTACACAAG GAAGGGATATGAGGCAGCATCTAAAGACTTTGAGCACCAGGATCTGAACGTATCCGTCGTGGGAAGGTCTTTTATGGTCACCGGTGCCAACAGTGGAATTGGCAGAGCAACAGCCATGGCTATTGCCAAGAAAG GTGGGACTGTCCACATGGTGTGCAGGAACAGAGATAAAGCAGAAGAGGCCAGGACAGACATCGTCAATGAGTCTGGGAATACA GAAATATACATCCATATTGTGGACATGTCACAGATACGCAAAGTCTGGGAGTTTGCAGAATCCTTCAGGAAGCAGTATCCATCACTGAATGTGTTG ATAAACAATGCAGGCTGTATGGTGCACAAGAGGGAGCTGACCGCTGAGGGACTTGAGAAGAACTTTGCCACCAACACTATGG GAGTGTATGTCCTCACCCAGACTCTCATACCACTTCTACAGAAGAGCCGTGACCCAAGAGTG ATCACTGTGTCCTCGGGAGGCATGCTGGTCCAGAAACTCCAAGTGAATGACTTGCAGTCTGAGAAGGGCCACTTTGATGGTGTTATGATCTATGCGCAGAATAAG AGACAGCAGGTGGTGCTGACACAGCAATGGGCCAAAGCCAACCCTGTcattcacttctctgtcatgcaTCCAGGCTGGGTAGATACACCAG CTGTTCGCTCATCAATGCCTCAGTTTCACCACATGATGGGGGACAGGCTGCGCAGCGTAGACCAAGGAGCCGACACAGTTGTGTGGTTGGCCCTGTCTAGAGTTGCCTCTAGAACATGCAGCGGGCAGTTCTTTCAAG ATCGTAAACGCGTTCCCGTCCACCTCCCTCTGGCCTGGACTCACAGTTCTGCTGAGGAGATCCAGAGTTTCATCACTCAGCTGGAGACTCTGGCTGAAGCCATTCAGTTACAACCCGATGTAGATCTTAATGGTCCTCTGAGCCCCTCCAGACCTCAGTTTGTCTAG